The following are encoded together in the Sphingomonas insulae genome:
- a CDS encoding carboxylesterase/lipase family protein, which produces MKAMLIAMALASAAPVSAADPAPVVTAPAGTVRGTAEGDLRIFKGIPYATPPVGNLRWRAPMPMPHWRGERPATSFGAACVQPQVPNASIYSGAPMPVSEDCLTLNVWAPANAKNAPVMVWIHGGALVTGSSREPMYDGRKLAERGIVVVSINYRLGVLGWLAHSWLSRESDRHVSGNYGLLDQIAALTWVRDNIKAFGGSPRNVTIAGESAGGLSTLYLMTSPAARGLFSKTIAESAYMISMPELRKAAFGMPSGEGGGQMLTGALQLPDLQSLRGMDAQALTDTAAKLGFAPFGVVDGSVLPQQMVDAFDQGKQAPVPVLAGFNQGEIRSLRMLAPKPPADAAAYERTIRDRYADLADPFLRLYPAADYKESILAATRDALYGWTAERLVRKQAALGKPAYLYMFDHGYPAMDQADLHAFHASELPFVFGTLDGTPPRWPKVPGTAGERALSDAMTDYWASFVRDGTPVAKNAAPWPAYDGQRGYMRFGAMPEARRDLLPGMFALNESVMCRRRATGSIGWNWNVGLAAPKLPPKVAGCE; this is translated from the coding sequence ATGAAGGCCATGTTGATCGCCATGGCGCTGGCCAGCGCCGCCCCCGTGTCGGCCGCCGATCCCGCGCCGGTGGTGACGGCTCCGGCCGGCACCGTCCGCGGCACTGCGGAGGGCGACCTGCGCATCTTCAAGGGCATTCCCTATGCGACCCCGCCGGTCGGCAACCTGCGCTGGCGGGCGCCTATGCCGATGCCGCATTGGCGTGGCGAACGCCCCGCCACCAGCTTTGGCGCGGCCTGCGTCCAGCCTCAGGTGCCCAATGCGTCGATCTACTCCGGCGCGCCGATGCCCGTCAGCGAGGATTGCCTGACGCTCAACGTCTGGGCGCCGGCCAATGCCAAGAACGCGCCGGTGATGGTCTGGATACATGGCGGCGCCCTCGTCACCGGATCGAGCCGCGAACCGATGTACGACGGTCGCAAGCTTGCCGAACGGGGCATCGTGGTCGTGTCGATCAACTATCGCCTCGGCGTACTCGGCTGGCTGGCGCATTCCTGGCTGAGCCGGGAATCTGACCGGCACGTGTCCGGCAATTACGGCCTGCTCGACCAGATCGCCGCCCTCACCTGGGTGCGCGACAATATCAAGGCTTTCGGCGGCTCGCCGCGCAACGTCACGATTGCCGGCGAAAGCGCGGGCGGCCTCAGCACGCTGTACCTAATGACCTCGCCGGCTGCCCGGGGTCTCTTTTCGAAAACGATTGCGGAAAGCGCATACATGATCTCGATGCCGGAACTGCGCAAGGCCGCGTTCGGCATGCCCTCGGGTGAGGGCGGCGGGCAAATGCTGACCGGCGCCCTGCAGCTGCCGGATCTCCAGAGCCTGCGTGGCATGGATGCACAGGCTCTGACCGACACCGCGGCAAAGCTCGGCTTCGCGCCATTCGGCGTGGTCGACGGCAGCGTGCTGCCGCAACAGATGGTCGACGCGTTCGACCAGGGCAAACAGGCACCGGTGCCGGTACTCGCCGGGTTCAACCAGGGCGAGATACGATCTCTGCGGATGCTGGCGCCCAAACCCCCGGCCGATGCGGCAGCGTACGAAAGGACGATCCGCGACCGCTACGCTGATCTCGCCGATCCCTTCCTGCGCCTCTACCCCGCGGCCGACTACAAGGAGAGCATTCTCGCGGCGACGCGTGACGCCCTCTACGGCTGGACGGCGGAACGGCTGGTCCGCAAACAGGCGGCGCTCGGCAAACCGGCTTACCTCTATATGTTCGATCACGGCTATCCGGCGATGGACCAGGCCGATCTGCACGCCTTTCACGCCAGCGAACTGCCGTTCGTGTTCGGCACGCTGGACGGCACCCCGCCGCGCTGGCCGAAGGTGCCCGGGACCGCCGGGGAACGCGCCCTCTCCGATGCGATGACGGACTATTGGGCAAGTTTCGTTCGCGACGGGACGCCGGTGGCGAAGAACGCCGCACCATGGCCCGCCTATGACGGACAGCGCGGCTATATGCGCTTCGGTGCGATGCCGGAGGCGCGGCGCGACCTCCTTCCCGGCATGTTCGCGCTCAACGAAAGCGTGATGTGTCGCCGCCGCGCCACCGGGTCGATCGGCTGGAACTGGAACGTCGGCCTTGCCGCGCCGAAGCTGCCGCCGAAGGTCGCGGGTTGCGAATGA
- a CDS encoding SDR family oxidoreductase: MTKTALVVGASGIVGSATAALLVERGWTVHGLARRPTSQTGVLPVAADLQDATATAAALASVNPDAVFVTTWARQDSEAENIRVNGMMVRNLLDGLPKPTGPRHVALVTGLKHYLGPFEAYGKGTLPQTPFREDQPRLDVDNFYYAQEDQLFAAAARDGFTWSVHRPHTVIGLAVGNAMNMGTTLAVYATMCRETGRPFAFPGSAMQWSGLTDMTDAGQLARHLLWASETGAAHDEAFNVVNGDVFRWQWMWGRIASWFGIEAAPFDGTMRPLERQMAEDADLWRQIAQRHGLAEPDLARLASPWHTDADLGRPIEVVTDMGKSRRLGFLDYQPTDLAFFTLFERLRADRLIP, from the coding sequence ATGACGAAGACGGCATTGGTAGTGGGCGCGAGCGGCATCGTCGGCAGCGCGACGGCGGCGCTGCTGGTCGAGCGGGGCTGGACCGTCCATGGGCTGGCGCGCCGGCCCACCAGCCAGACGGGCGTGCTGCCGGTCGCCGCCGACCTTCAGGATGCGACCGCGACGGCGGCGGCGCTCGCCAGCGTGAACCCGGATGCGGTGTTCGTCACCACCTGGGCGCGGCAGGACAGCGAGGCGGAGAACATCCGCGTCAACGGCATGATGGTCCGCAACCTGCTCGACGGACTGCCGAAGCCCACTGGCCCGCGCCACGTCGCGCTGGTCACCGGCCTCAAACACTATCTCGGCCCGTTCGAGGCCTATGGCAAAGGCACCCTCCCCCAGACGCCGTTCCGCGAAGACCAGCCGCGCCTCGATGTCGACAATTTCTATTACGCGCAGGAGGATCAGCTGTTCGCCGCCGCCGCGCGCGACGGCTTCACCTGGAGCGTGCACCGGCCGCACACGGTGATCGGCCTCGCGGTCGGCAACGCGATGAACATGGGCACCACCCTTGCCGTCTATGCCACAATGTGTCGCGAAACCGGGCGGCCCTTCGCCTTCCCCGGATCCGCGATGCAATGGTCGGGCCTCACCGACATGACGGACGCCGGGCAATTGGCTCGCCACCTGCTATGGGCGAGCGAAACCGGGGCGGCACATGACGAGGCGTTCAACGTCGTCAACGGCGACGTCTTTCGCTGGCAATGGATGTGGGGCCGCATAGCGTCGTGGTTCGGCATCGAGGCGGCTCCGTTCGATGGCACGATGCGCCCGCTCGAACGGCAGATGGCCGAAGACGCCGACCTGTGGCGACAGATCGCGCAGCGCCACGGGCTGGCAGAGCCCGATCTCGCCCGCCTCGCCTCGCCCTGGCACACCGATGCCGATCTCGGACGGCCGATCGAGGTGGTGACCGACATGGGCAAGAGCCGCCGGCTCGGCTTCCTCGACTATCAGCCGACCGATCTGGCGTTCTTCACGCTCTTCGAACGGCTCCGGGCCGATCGGCTGATCCCCTGA
- a CDS encoding S9 family peptidase — MIALLLATTATAQTPGTAYHRAPDAIAKALETPPTPGVAVSPDHRTLAILGRENLPSIANLSKPILRLAGYRIDPATNGQAEVRVQWLNALSFKDVATGKTVAVQLPAGLRFAAPDWAPDGSRLAFYAQEPTGLSLWVAERDGSARKIAGGLNGTFGTPFEWMPDSKGLIVYTVPANRGTAPTADITPTGPVVQESAGRTSAARTYEDLLGDTHDEALFDHYFTGQLMRIDLAGTARAIGAPGLIAGFSVSPDGRYLLTERLKRPYSYLLPASYFPTEIAVATIDGQPVKTLVDRPLADDLPVDFDATVKGPREAQWRSDAPATLVWAEALDGGNPRAKIAFHDKVMMQAAPFDAAPVELAMTPARYATTMWGDDGFALVVDREWRSRTEHRLAVAPSRPGQARTVLTRNYQDQYGDPGRPMLDGNAAGKPVMRFTPAHDAVYVAGEGATKAGAFPFLATMPLAGGEQTRLWTAKAPYYETVVAMLDDKAQRILTRRESAKLAPNYVIRSVKGGSAKPVTAFADPAPVFAGVTQRTITYTRADGVPLSASLYTPAGYDAKRDGPLPTLLWAYPAEFTDAKVAGQTVDQGNRFVRPRGISHLFLLTQGYAILDNPAMPIIGEGGAEANDNYIKQLQQDAHAAVDAVVKLGVGDRTRMAVGGHSYGAFMTANLLAHTDLFRAGIARSGAYNRTLTPFGFQAEQRTYWQATPTYTEMSPFTYADRIKAPILLIHGGADDNSGTFPIQSERMYAALKGNGATVRYVVLPNEPHGYRALESTEETLWQMTDWLDRYVKPKAPAAK, encoded by the coding sequence TTGATCGCTCTCCTCCTCGCCACCACCGCCACGGCGCAGACGCCCGGCACCGCCTATCATCGCGCGCCCGATGCCATTGCCAAGGCGCTGGAAACGCCGCCGACGCCCGGTGTCGCGGTCAGCCCCGATCACCGCACGCTAGCCATTCTGGGGCGCGAGAACCTGCCGTCGATCGCCAATCTGTCAAAGCCGATCCTGCGGCTGGCCGGCTATCGCATCGATCCCGCGACCAACGGCCAGGCGGAAGTGCGGGTGCAATGGCTGAATGCGCTGAGCTTCAAGGATGTGGCGACCGGCAAGACGGTCGCGGTCCAGCTGCCTGCCGGCCTGCGCTTCGCCGCACCCGATTGGGCACCCGACGGCAGCCGCCTCGCCTTCTATGCGCAGGAGCCGACCGGCCTGTCGCTGTGGGTCGCCGAGCGCGACGGCAGCGCCCGGAAGATCGCCGGGGGGCTGAACGGTACGTTCGGCACGCCGTTCGAATGGATGCCGGACAGCAAGGGTTTGATCGTCTATACCGTCCCGGCCAACCGCGGCACGGCGCCGACGGCCGACATCACGCCGACCGGTCCGGTGGTGCAGGAAAGTGCGGGCCGCACTTCGGCTGCGCGCACGTACGAGGATCTGCTCGGCGATACGCATGACGAGGCGCTGTTCGATCATTATTTCACCGGCCAGCTGATGCGGATCGACCTGGCCGGCACCGCCCGGGCGATCGGCGCACCGGGGCTGATCGCCGGCTTCAGCGTCTCGCCCGATGGACGTTACCTGCTGACCGAACGGCTGAAGCGCCCGTATTCGTACCTGCTGCCCGCCAGCTATTTCCCGACCGAGATCGCAGTGGCGACGATCGATGGCCAGCCGGTGAAGACGCTGGTCGATCGCCCTCTCGCCGACGACCTGCCGGTCGACTTCGACGCCACCGTGAAGGGCCCGCGAGAGGCCCAGTGGCGATCGGACGCGCCCGCCACGCTGGTCTGGGCCGAGGCGCTGGACGGCGGCAATCCGCGTGCGAAGATCGCCTTCCACGACAAGGTGATGATGCAGGCCGCACCGTTCGACGCCGCGCCGGTCGAACTGGCGATGACCCCCGCCCGCTATGCGACGACGATGTGGGGCGACGATGGCTTCGCTTTGGTCGTCGACCGGGAATGGCGCAGCCGGACGGAACATCGCCTCGCCGTCGCACCGTCGCGCCCCGGTCAGGCCCGCACGGTGCTGACCCGCAATTATCAGGATCAATATGGCGATCCCGGGCGTCCGATGCTGGACGGAAATGCCGCCGGCAAGCCGGTGATGCGGTTCACGCCCGCTCACGACGCGGTCTACGTCGCCGGCGAGGGCGCGACCAAGGCGGGGGCGTTCCCGTTCCTCGCCACGATGCCGTTGGCGGGCGGCGAACAGACGCGGTTGTGGACCGCCAAAGCGCCCTATTACGAGACGGTCGTCGCCATGCTGGACGACAAGGCGCAGCGTATCCTGACGCGCCGGGAAAGCGCGAAGCTTGCCCCCAATTACGTGATCCGCAGCGTGAAGGGCGGCAGCGCGAAGCCCGTGACCGCCTTCGCCGATCCCGCGCCCGTGTTCGCCGGCGTCACCCAGCGCACGATCACCTACACCCGTGCCGATGGCGTGCCGCTGTCCGCCTCGCTCTACACGCCCGCCGGTTACGATGCGAAGCGCGACGGCCCGCTGCCGACCCTGCTCTGGGCGTATCCGGCGGAATTCACCGATGCGAAGGTCGCGGGCCAGACCGTCGACCAGGGCAACCGCTTCGTCCGTCCGCGCGGGATCAGCCACCTGTTCCTGCTGACGCAGGGCTATGCGATCCTCGATAATCCGGCCATGCCGATCATCGGCGAAGGCGGCGCGGAGGCGAACGACAACTACATCAAGCAACTCCAACAAGATGCCCACGCTGCCGTCGATGCGGTGGTGAAGCTCGGCGTGGGCGACCGGACCCGCATGGCGGTCGGCGGCCACAGCTACGGTGCGTTTATGACCGCCAACCTGCTCGCCCATACCGACCTGTTCCGTGCCGGCATCGCCCGTTCAGGCGCGTACAATCGGACGCTGACGCCGTTCGGGTTCCAGGCGGAACAGCGCACCTATTGGCAGGCGACGCCGACCTATACCGAAATGAGCCCCTTCACCTATGCCGACCGGATCAAGGCGCCGATCCTGCTCATCCATGGCGGCGCGGACGACAACAGCGGTACCTTCCCGATCCAGTCCGAGCGCATGTACGCCGCGTTGAAGGGCAATGGCGCCACCGTGCGCTACGTCGTGTTGCCCAACGAGCCGCACGGCTACCGCGCGCTCGAATCAACCGAGGAAACGCTCTGGCAGATGACCGATTGGCTCGACCGCTACGTCAAGCCGAAGGCGCCCGCCGCGAAGTGA
- a CDS encoding TetR/AcrR family transcriptional regulator, translating into MTQTQKPARRSRKADQRAETMEQIFDAAEELFSKHGLHGVTLKDVAKQVGVHHTLLNYYFTDKKALFDAVFSRRAGVTSERRMKALDDYESAVGDAPTVEGALRAFLDTDLDTYIEGGEGWKNYAKLGAQVANTPEWGADLMDEHFDPVVLRLIALLKKAMPECPEDRIFWGYHFVTGALMLTLARTGRIDKLSGGLCHSDDFAAVKEVMATFMAAGFRSICS; encoded by the coding sequence GTGACGCAGACCCAGAAACCCGCCCGCCGTTCGCGCAAGGCCGACCAGCGGGCCGAGACGATGGAACAGATTTTCGACGCGGCCGAAGAGCTGTTCTCGAAACACGGGCTGCACGGCGTCACGCTGAAGGACGTGGCGAAGCAGGTCGGTGTCCACCACACGCTGCTCAATTACTATTTCACGGACAAGAAGGCGCTGTTCGACGCCGTGTTTTCGCGGCGTGCCGGGGTGACCAGCGAACGCCGGATGAAGGCGCTCGACGATTACGAGTCGGCGGTCGGCGACGCGCCGACCGTCGAGGGGGCGCTGCGCGCGTTCCTCGATACCGACCTCGATACCTATATCGAGGGGGGCGAGGGCTGGAAGAATTACGCCAAGCTCGGTGCCCAGGTGGCCAATACGCCAGAATGGGGCGCAGACCTGATGGACGAGCATTTCGATCCGGTCGTGCTGCGCCTGATCGCGCTGCTGAAGAAAGCGATGCCCGAATGTCCGGAGGATCGGATATTCTGGGGGTATCATTTCGTGACCGGCGCCCTGATGCTGACGCTGGCGCGGACCGGGCGGATCGACAAGCTGTCCGGCGGGCTGTGCCATTCCGACGACTTCGCGGCGGTGAAAGAGGTCATGGCGACCTTCATGGCGGCGGGCTTCCGCTCGATCTGTTCGTAG
- a CDS encoding winged helix-turn-helix transcriptional regulator: MQPGTPDEEWREDCAPRRVLELFATKWTSMLLHTLHARHDSTARTGALQRSLPGISKKMLTQTLRDMEASGLLTRHVHSTIPPMVEYRLTELGRRFVEPVELLYGWGRDNADALDRLLPRPSARRR, from the coding sequence ATGCAACCCGGCACCCCGGACGAGGAATGGCGGGAGGATTGCGCGCCGAGACGCGTGCTGGAGCTGTTCGCGACCAAATGGACCAGCATGCTGCTGCACACGCTGCACGCCCGCCACGACAGCACCGCCCGGACGGGGGCGCTCCAGCGCAGCCTGCCCGGCATATCGAAGAAGATGCTGACCCAGACGCTGCGCGACATGGAGGCGAGCGGTTTGCTCACCCGCCATGTCCACAGCACCATCCCGCCGATGGTCGAATATCGGCTGACCGAACTCGGCCGGCGGTTCGTCGAGCCGGTCGAGCTGCTCTACGGCTGGGGCCGGGACAATGCCGATGCGCTGGACCGGTTGCTCCCGCGGCCCAGCGCGAGGCGGCGGTAG
- a CDS encoding SDR family NAD(P)-dependent oxidoreductase, protein MTVVLEGRTAIITGAGGGLGRTHALYLAGKGARVLVNDVSADAAGRVAREIVDRGGMASVFAASVTDEDAVGEMVAAILRDWGRIDILINNAGILRDKSFAKMTIADFRNVVDVHLIGAAICTKAVWEPMRGQAYGRIVMTTSSSGLYGNFGQANYGAAKMALVGLMQTLGIEGEKYGIRVNCLAPTAATQMTEGVLDEESLTMLAPDRVSPALLRLVADDAPTRTIVCAGAGNVATANVTLTTGHYIGVGTDAGEQVSAHWSQITDRAGEIVPAYGFVQAEREVAAARKA, encoded by the coding sequence GTGACTGTGGTGCTAGAGGGACGGACGGCGATCATCACCGGGGCGGGCGGCGGGCTGGGTCGCACGCATGCGCTCTATCTGGCCGGCAAGGGCGCAAGGGTGCTGGTAAACGATGTGTCGGCAGACGCCGCAGGGCGCGTCGCACGGGAGATCGTCGATCGTGGCGGCATGGCGAGCGTCTTTGCCGCGTCAGTAACCGACGAGGATGCCGTCGGGGAGATGGTGGCGGCGATCCTGCGCGACTGGGGACGGATCGATATCCTCATCAACAACGCCGGCATCCTGCGCGACAAGAGCTTCGCCAAGATGACGATCGCCGATTTCCGCAATGTGGTGGACGTCCATCTGATCGGCGCTGCGATCTGTACCAAGGCGGTATGGGAGCCGATGCGCGGTCAGGCGTATGGCAGGATCGTGATGACCACGTCGTCGTCCGGACTCTATGGCAATTTCGGCCAGGCCAATTACGGCGCGGCCAAGATGGCGCTGGTCGGATTGATGCAGACGCTGGGCATCGAGGGCGAGAAATACGGCATCCGCGTCAACTGCCTCGCCCCCACCGCAGCGACGCAGATGACGGAAGGGGTGCTCGACGAGGAGAGCCTGACCATGCTCGCGCCCGACCGCGTATCCCCGGCGCTGCTCAGGCTGGTCGCAGACGATGCGCCGACGCGCACGATCGTCTGCGCGGGCGCCGGCAACGTCGCGACGGCGAACGTCACGCTGACCACCGGACATTACATCGGTGTCGGGACCGATGCGGGCGAGCAGGTATCGGCACATTGGTCGCAGATCACCGATCGCGCCGGTGAAATCGTCCCCGCCTATGGCTTCGTCCAGGCCGAGCGCGAGGTGGCGGCGGCGCGCAAGGCATAA
- a CDS encoding spinster family MFS transporter, protein MTVLNGVAAPELRTQAYAARRVRRPGIVLAMLTFVYVLNFLDRQLLGILAKPIQDSLHITDGQLGLIGGLYFAMFYCFIAIPVSWLADRTSRVGVLTLACAIWSAATIACGMARTYPQLVLARMVVGFGEAGGVPPSYALITDTFAPGRRGVAFGIYNLGPPIGAALGIALGATIASVFDWRDAFVAIGIVGIVAAIALPFVVPEPARGGADAVEAGSTGTYDKAPFWATLRIFFANPVMTLAAFGSGATQFVTYGLGNFAVLFLIREKGMTLPAIAIWYALAIVVGMGGGMVASGRIIDRFSQESRRVFAIAPAVSLAIAMPFYLAFVWAPSWPLALALLTVVMFFNYFYLSCSVTLVQEEAAPNQRVLAGALLLLVMNFIGLGLGPTWVGAASDHFAAHGATNPLQLSLYTLTPFYALAIGLFLWLARTLHRQETVR, encoded by the coding sequence ATGACGGTCCTGAACGGCGTGGCGGCGCCCGAATTGCGTACCCAGGCCTATGCCGCACGGCGTGTTCGCCGCCCCGGGATCGTGCTGGCGATGCTGACCTTCGTCTACGTCCTGAACTTCCTCGACCGCCAGCTGCTCGGCATCCTCGCCAAGCCGATCCAGGATTCGCTGCACATCACCGATGGCCAGCTGGGCCTGATCGGCGGCCTGTATTTCGCCATGTTCTATTGCTTCATCGCCATTCCGGTCAGCTGGCTGGCGGACCGTACCAGCCGGGTCGGCGTGCTGACGCTCGCCTGTGCGATCTGGAGCGCCGCGACGATCGCCTGCGGCATGGCGCGCACCTATCCGCAGCTGGTGCTCGCGCGAATGGTCGTGGGATTTGGCGAGGCAGGCGGCGTGCCACCGTCCTACGCATTGATTACCGATACATTCGCGCCGGGTCGTCGCGGCGTTGCATTCGGCATCTACAATCTGGGTCCACCGATCGGCGCAGCGCTCGGCATTGCATTAGGCGCGACCATCGCATCCGTGTTCGACTGGCGCGACGCGTTTGTGGCGATCGGCATCGTCGGCATCGTCGCGGCGATCGCCCTGCCGTTCGTGGTGCCCGAACCGGCGCGCGGCGGCGCGGACGCGGTCGAGGCCGGTTCGACGGGGACGTACGACAAGGCGCCGTTCTGGGCGACGTTGCGCATTTTCTTCGCCAACCCCGTCATGACCCTTGCCGCATTCGGCAGTGGCGCGACGCAGTTCGTCACCTATGGCCTCGGCAATTTCGCCGTGCTGTTCCTGATCCGCGAAAAGGGGATGACCCTGCCGGCAATCGCGATCTGGTATGCGTTGGCGATCGTCGTCGGCATGGGCGGCGGCATGGTCGCGTCGGGGAGGATCATCGATCGCTTCTCGCAAGAATCGCGCCGCGTGTTCGCGATCGCGCCTGCGGTGTCTCTGGCGATCGCGATGCCATTCTATCTCGCCTTCGTCTGGGCACCGTCATGGCCGCTGGCGCTTGCATTGCTGACGGTCGTGATGTTTTTCAATTACTTCTACCTCTCCTGCTCGGTGACCCTTGTGCAGGAAGAGGCGGCGCCCAACCAGCGCGTGCTCGCCGGCGCCTTGCTGCTGCTGGTGATGAATTTCATCGGGCTGGGCCTCGGCCCGACCTGGGTAGGCGCCGCCAGCGATCATTTCGCCGCACACGGCGCGACCAATCCGCTGCAGCTGTCGCTCTACACCCTCACCCCCTTCTATGCGCTCGCGATCGGCCTGTTTCTGTGGCTGGCGCGAACGCTGCACCGTCAGGAGACCGTTCGATGA
- a CDS encoding efflux transporter outer membrane subunit translates to MRAILATISSLALAACATGPDYVAPQAPSAAAGPFLSTSVAVDPTAPASQRWWQLYKDPVLDGLVADALAANTDVRVAAARLSRARASLREVRGDRQPQGNVGASANYGRVAAIQTVPGVDREGWRIDGGLNVSYEVDLFGRISRNVEAARGDVGAAQADLDAVRVSIAAETARAYADAASAAERLAVAERIVALIDRSLGVTANRAKVGLTTGLDTARIAALRDQRRADIPAILAQRQAALFRLATLTGRPPAALPAIAAARTTTLRLDRPIPIGDGAALLARRPDVRAAERRLAAATARIGVATADLYPRISLGGSIGQTSTGLGDLFGGGPLRWLLGPLISWNVNPTKARARIAGAEADTQAALATFDGTVLQALEESETALSAYANALQRRTALQSARDQAAAAARITRAQQREGQIDSLVALDAERTLADTEATLALADAQIASAQVDLFRALGGGWAS, encoded by the coding sequence ATGCGTGCCATCCTCGCCACCATCTCCTCGCTTGCGCTGGCGGCCTGCGCCACCGGACCCGATTATGTCGCTCCACAAGCGCCGTCGGCCGCCGCCGGCCCATTCCTGTCGACCAGCGTGGCGGTCGATCCCACCGCACCGGCAAGCCAGCGCTGGTGGCAGCTCTACAAGGACCCGGTCCTCGATGGACTGGTCGCCGATGCGCTGGCGGCAAACACCGACGTCCGGGTCGCCGCTGCCCGGCTGTCCCGTGCCCGCGCGTCGCTGCGCGAGGTGCGCGGCGACCGGCAACCGCAGGGCAACGTCGGTGCCAGTGCCAATTACGGCCGCGTCGCCGCGATCCAGACCGTTCCCGGCGTGGACCGCGAAGGCTGGCGCATCGATGGTGGCCTGAACGTCTCGTACGAGGTCGACCTGTTCGGCCGGATCAGCCGCAATGTCGAGGCGGCACGCGGCGACGTCGGCGCCGCGCAGGCGGACCTGGACGCCGTCCGCGTCTCGATCGCCGCGGAAACCGCCCGTGCCTATGCCGACGCCGCCTCGGCGGCCGAACGGCTGGCGGTGGCCGAACGCATCGTCGCGTTGATCGACCGGTCGCTCGGCGTCACCGCGAACCGCGCGAAAGTCGGGCTGACCACCGGCCTCGACACCGCCCGCATCGCGGCGCTGCGCGATCAACGCCGCGCCGACATCCCGGCGATCCTCGCACAGCGACAGGCGGCGTTGTTTCGCCTCGCCACGCTGACCGGCCGCCCCCCTGCCGCATTGCCCGCTATCGCCGCGGCCCGCACCACGACGCTGCGGCTGGATCGCCCGATCCCGATCGGCGACGGGGCCGCGCTGCTCGCCCGCCGTCCGGACGTGCGCGCCGCCGAACGCCGGCTCGCGGCGGCCACCGCACGCATCGGCGTCGCCACCGCGGACCTTTATCCGAGGATCAGCCTGGGCGGATCGATCGGCCAGACCAGCACCGGCCTCGGCGACCTGTTCGGCGGCGGTCCGCTGCGCTGGCTGCTCGGTCCGCTCATCAGCTGGAACGTCAACCCGACCAAGGCCCGCGCCCGTATCGCCGGCGCGGAGGCGGACACGCAGGCCGCGCTCGCGACCTTCGATGGCACCGTGTTGCAGGCGCTGGAAGAGAGCGAAACCGCCCTGTCCGCCTACGCCAACGCGCTCCAGCGCCGCACCGCACTGCAATCGGCCCGCGACCAGGCCGCCGCCGCCGCGCGGATCACCCGCGCTCAGCAACGCGAGGGCCAGATCGACAGCCTCGTCGCGCTCGATGCCGAACGTACCCTGGCCGATACGGAGGCGACACTGGCGCTGGCCGACGCACAGATCGCCAGCGCGCAAGTCGATCTGTTCCGCGCGCTGGGCGGCGGCTGGGCCAGCTGA